One window of Colias croceus chromosome 6, ilColCroc2.1 genomic DNA carries:
- the LOC123692380 gene encoding ceramide phosphoethanolamine synthase-like — MDSDIIKWSNKEVIELLHKEKISSLIIGICKSQDIDGRCLLSFVDRDFYDYPFDKLKLGERKRFILMVKKLQKSNRNAMCELGLCEDSLSNPATNINFVGTNLSHLSYNLHHQLQNELYSGNTDCVSNYTDVKASKLKPEIWKTAIAMGYVFLVTWVTAVVMVIVHDKVPDMKKYPPLPDLFLDNVPHIPWAFDMCEITGSLLLAIWLVVLFFHKHRFIILRRFFALAGTVFLLRCFTMLITSLSVPGSHLKCEPRFYPPADDLTVWGRRLRQAYDIWSGAGMSVRGVRTCGDYMFSGHTVALTLLNFFITEYTSRSLYLLHILTWVMNMFGIFFILAAHEHYSIDVFIAFYITSRLFLYYHTLSNNQALMQSDSSRTRIWFPLLSFFESEVDGTVPNEYEGPMTILNNLRQWLIQLVSDVKTSSMAKIAGTKLQEGAAMGEYSVVKLVDGIKRNLSLVEEFKNSRQRLVTLDKNVQACLLDELTEAEPLHRNIGELSESFRRDFSNPPSPVMKKTM, encoded by the exons ATGGATTCggatattataaaatggaGCAACAAAGAAGTTATtgaattattacataaagaaaaaattagtAGCTTAATTATAGGAATTTGTAAATCACAAGATATCGATGGTCGATGTTTACTGAGCTTCGTGGACAGAGATTTTTACGATTATCCATTCGACAAGTTAAAACTTGGGGAACGCAAACGGTTTATATTGATGGTGAAGAAATTGCAGAAGAGCAATAGAAATGCAATGTGTGAACTAGGTTTGTGCGAAGATTCACTCTCAAACCCAGCGacaaacataaattttgtgGGAACTAATTTATCACATTTAAGTTATAACCTTCATCATCAGCTACAAAATGAACTTTATAGTGGAAATACTGATTGTGTATCGAATTATACAGATGTAAAAGCATCTAAATTAAAACCAGAAATTTGGAAAACTGCAATTGCAATGG GATATGTGTTTTTAGTCACTTGGGTGACAGCAGTGGTTATGGTGATAGTGCATGATAAAGTTCCagatatgaaaaaatatccaCCGCTTCCAGATCTCTTCTTAGATAATGTTCCACATATTCCATGGGCCTTTGATATGTGTGAGATTACAGGCTCTCTATTGTTGGCAATCTGGTTGGTTGTCCTCTTCTTCCACAAACAcag GTTTATTATATTGCGGCGGTTCTTCGCGTTGGCGGGCACCGTGTTCCTGCTGCGATGTTTCACGATGTTGATCACGTCGCTGTCGGTGCCCGGGTCGCACCTGAAGTGTGAGCCGCGGTTCTACCCGCCGGCGGACGACCTTACGGTGTGGGGCCGGCGGCTGCGGCAGGCCTACGATATATGGAGTGGTGCCGGCATGTCTGTGCGTGGTGTGCGTACTTGTGGGGACTATATGTTCTCGGGACATACGGTGGCGCTCACGCTGCTCAACTTTTTCATCACTGAAT ACACATCGCGCAGTCTGTACCTCTTGCACATCCTGACGTGGGTGATGAACATGTTCGGCATATTCTTCATCCTGGCGGCGCACGAGCACTACTCGATCGACGTGTTCATCGCGTTCTATATCACGTCGCGGCTGTTCCTGTACTATCACACGCTGTCCAACAACCAGGCGCTGATGCAGAGCGACTCTTCTAG AACAAGAATATGGTTTCCGCTGCTGTCGTTTTTCGAATCCGAAGTGGACGGCACCGTGCCCAATGAGTACGAGGGGCCCATGACCATACTGAACAACTTGCGGCAGTGGCTCATACAGCTGGTGAGCGACGTGAAGACGTCCTCGATGGCCAAGATTGCTGGCACCAAGCTGCAGGAAGGAGCCGCCATGGGGGAGTACTCCGTCGTCAAACTCGTCGACGGCATCAAGAGGAATCTCAGCCTCGTGGAAGAGTTCAAGAACTCGCGACAACGACTCGTCACACTCGACAAGAACGTGCAAGCGTGTCTGTTGGACGAGCTCACGGAAGCCGAACCGCTGCACAGGAACATCGGGGAACTCAGCGAATCCTTCCGACGAGACTTCAGCAATCCGCCCTCGCCCGTCATGAAGAAGACGATGTAA